A genomic segment from Nocardia cyriacigeorgica GUH-2 encodes:
- the erm gene encoding 23S ribosomal RNA methyltransferase Erm, whose product MSRKHFPPHARATSTRKRLSQNFLVDPRAAQTVVRAAGVAAGDLVLEIGAGDGMLTRQLLAKGYRVIAYEKDRHYSRRLHARYAGDPRIRVIHNDFRRAHAPGQPFAVVANIPFGISTDILRWCLDARHLTSATLLTQREFARKHCGDYDRWTKLTVTHWPASTSRLGPRIGRTCFDPVPRVDAAVLRLARRPRPLLAGRETADYRALVELGFSGVGGSLSASLRREFPAPRVNAACVAAGIEPDAPVGLVHPDRWITLYRQLRRIPAPVR is encoded by the coding sequence ATGTCCCGCAAACACTTCCCCCCGCATGCCCGCGCCACCAGCACGCGTAAGCGGCTGTCGCAGAACTTCCTTGTCGATCCACGTGCCGCGCAGACCGTCGTCCGTGCGGCCGGTGTCGCCGCCGGCGATCTGGTGCTGGAGATCGGCGCCGGCGACGGCATGCTCACTCGGCAACTCCTCGCGAAGGGGTACCGAGTGATCGCCTACGAGAAGGACCGCCACTACTCCCGGCGACTGCACGCCCGATACGCCGGCGATCCGCGAATCCGGGTGATCCACAACGACTTCCGTCGCGCGCACGCGCCCGGGCAGCCGTTCGCGGTGGTCGCCAATATCCCCTTCGGGATCAGCACCGACATCCTGCGCTGGTGCCTGGACGCCCGCCACCTCACCTCGGCGACGCTGCTCACCCAACGCGAGTTCGCGCGCAAACACTGCGGCGACTACGACCGCTGGACCAAGCTCACCGTCACCCACTGGCCCGCGTCGACGTCCCGGCTGGGTCCGCGCATCGGGCGCACCTGCTTCGACCCGGTCCCGCGCGTCGACGCCGCGGTGCTGCGGCTGGCGCGCCGCCCGCGACCGCTGCTGGCCGGGCGGGAAACCGCCGATTATCGCGCCCTGGTGGAGCTCGGTTTCTCCGGCGTCGGCGGATCGCTGTCCGCCTCGCTGCGCCGCGAATTCCCCGCTCCCCGCGTCAACGCCGCTTGCGTCGCGGCGGGCATCGAGCCGGATGCACCGGTCGGGCTGGTACATCCCGACCGGTGGATCACCCTGTACCGGCAGCTGCGCCGGATACCCGCGCCCGTACGGTGA
- the thpD gene encoding ectoine hydroxylase: MAHHRIDHYPTRTPEPAPHLERHDATVWGRIEAPELAGFDTDGYTILDQLISPEEVARFAREIDRLAADPELRGDERVIVEKSSNQVRSVFEVHRLSSAIAELAAEPRVAGLARQILGSEVYLHQSRVNYLPGFGGTGFYWHSDFETWHAEDGMPAPRAVSISIALTDNYPFNGSLMVMPGSHRTFVPCQGATPADHYRESLREQQIGVPSQADIEDLAHKYGIAQFTGRAGSALVFDSNIMHGSANNITPFPRSNIFLVFNSVENTLEEPFAAPARRPSYIASRDFTPI; this comes from the coding sequence TTGGCACATCACCGGATCGATCATTACCCGACCCGCACCCCGGAACCGGCGCCGCACCTCGAGCGCCACGACGCGACGGTGTGGGGTCGAATCGAGGCACCCGAGCTCGCCGGATTCGACACCGACGGGTACACGATCCTGGACCAGTTGATCTCCCCGGAGGAAGTCGCGCGCTTCGCCCGGGAGATCGACCGGCTCGCCGCCGATCCCGAGTTGCGCGGCGACGAGCGGGTGATCGTGGAGAAATCCTCGAATCAGGTGCGTTCGGTGTTCGAGGTGCACCGGCTCAGTTCCGCGATCGCGGAGCTGGCGGCCGAGCCGAGGGTCGCGGGCCTGGCCCGCCAGATCCTCGGGTCGGAGGTCTACCTGCATCAGAGCCGGGTGAACTATCTGCCCGGTTTCGGCGGGACCGGTTTCTACTGGCACTCCGATTTCGAGACCTGGCACGCCGAAGACGGCATGCCTGCTCCGCGTGCGGTCAGCATTTCCATCGCGCTGACCGACAACTACCCGTTCAACGGCAGCCTGATGGTGATGCCCGGTTCGCACCGCACCTTCGTGCCGTGCCAGGGTGCGACACCGGCCGACCACTATCGGGAATCGTTGCGGGAGCAGCAGATCGGGGTGCCGTCCCAGGCCGATATCGAGGACCTGGCGCACAAGTACGGGATCGCCCAGTTCACCGGGCGGGCCGGGTCGGCGCTGGTGTTCGATTCGAACATCATGCACGGGTCGGCCAACAACATCACCCCGTTCCCGCGTTCGAACATCTTCCTGGTGTTCAACAGCGTGGAGAACACCCTGGAGGAGCCGTTCGCGGCTCCGGCGCGGCGCCCGAGCTACATCGCGAGCCGCGATTTCACACCGATCTGA
- a CDS encoding ectoine synthase, whose amino-acid sequence MIVRTTEEITGTDRDVAGTGWRSKRIVLGGDRVGFSFHETTIEAGTTHVFHYQNHVEAVWLVEGEGTLTDLTNNQTYELGPGSMYLLDGHEKHQLEVRTRMRMMCVFNPPVTGQEVHDENGVYPLVAVPAS is encoded by the coding sequence ATGATCGTGCGTACCACCGAAGAAATCACCGGAACCGACCGCGATGTGGCCGGCACCGGCTGGCGCAGCAAGCGGATCGTGCTCGGCGGTGACCGGGTGGGGTTCTCCTTCCACGAGACCACCATCGAGGCGGGCACCACCCACGTCTTCCACTACCAGAACCACGTCGAGGCGGTGTGGCTGGTCGAAGGCGAGGGCACCCTGACCGATCTGACCAACAACCAGACCTACGAACTGGGCCCCGGTTCGATGTATCTGCTCGACGGCCACGAAAAGCACCAACTCGAGGTGCGTACCCGGATGCGCATGATGTGCGTGTTCAATCCGCCGGTCACCGGGCAGGAGGTTCACGACGAGAACGGCGTCTACCCGTTGGTCGCCGTTCCGGCCAGCTGA
- the ectB gene encoding diaminobutyrate--2-oxoglutarate transaminase, whose translation MITADTTIFDALESNVRGYCRSWPTVFETAKGAWLRDEEGKDFLDFFAGAGALNYGHNNPILKKALIDYIASDGVTHGLDMSTVAKRKLLETVRDTLLAPRGLDYKVQFPGPTGANAVEAALKLARKVTGRQTVLSFTNAFHGMTLGALSVTGNAAKRAGAGVPLNHATPMPYDGYFDGTTADFQWMERVLDDSSSGLDRPAAVIVETVQGEGGVNLARAEWLRHLASLCEARGILLIVDDVQMGCGRTGPFFSFESAGITPDIVTLSKSIGGYGLPMALVLFKPEHDVWAPGEHNGTFRGNNPSFVTAQVALEHYWSDGALQAATEAKGEQIAQAFGAISEGLPGISTRGRGLVHGLVFDDASQAGKVCQVAFERGLLAETSGASDEVVKLLPPLTITEDELDHGLQILTGAVHTVCGA comes from the coding sequence ATGATCACCGCTGACACGACGATCTTCGACGCACTGGAATCGAATGTGCGTGGTTACTGCCGCTCCTGGCCCACGGTTTTCGAAACCGCGAAAGGCGCCTGGCTGCGTGACGAAGAGGGCAAGGATTTTCTCGATTTCTTCGCCGGCGCCGGCGCCCTGAACTACGGGCACAACAATCCCATCCTCAAGAAGGCCCTCATCGATTACATCGCCTCCGACGGTGTGACGCACGGGCTGGATATGTCCACCGTCGCCAAGCGCAAACTGCTGGAAACCGTGCGCGATACGCTGCTGGCGCCGCGCGGGCTGGACTACAAGGTGCAGTTCCCCGGACCGACCGGCGCCAATGCCGTCGAGGCCGCGCTGAAGCTGGCCCGCAAGGTCACCGGCCGCCAGACCGTGCTCAGCTTCACCAACGCCTTCCACGGCATGACCCTCGGCGCGCTGTCGGTCACCGGTAACGCCGCCAAGCGCGCGGGCGCCGGGGTGCCGCTCAACCACGCCACCCCGATGCCCTACGACGGCTACTTCGACGGCACCACCGCCGACTTCCAGTGGATGGAGCGGGTGCTCGACGATTCCTCCTCGGGCCTGGACCGTCCGGCCGCGGTCATCGTGGAGACCGTGCAGGGTGAGGGCGGGGTGAACCTGGCGCGGGCGGAGTGGCTGCGGCACCTGGCCAGCCTGTGCGAGGCGCGCGGCATCCTGCTCATCGTCGACGATGTGCAGATGGGCTGCGGGCGCACCGGCCCGTTCTTCTCCTTCGAATCGGCCGGCATCACCCCCGATATCGTCACCCTGTCCAAGTCGATCGGCGGCTACGGACTGCCGATGGCGCTGGTGCTGTTCAAGCCCGAGCACGACGTCTGGGCCCCGGGTGAGCACAACGGCACCTTCCGTGGCAACAACCCCTCGTTCGTCACCGCCCAGGTGGCGCTGGAGCACTACTGGTCCGACGGCGCGCTGCAGGCAGCCACCGAGGCCAAGGGCGAGCAGATCGCCCAGGCCTTCGGCGCGATCAGCGAGGGCCTGCCGGGCATCTCGACCCGCGGCCGCGGGTTGGTGCACGGTCTGGTCTTCGACGACGCCTCGCAGGCGGGCAAGGTCTGCCAGGTCGCCTTCGAACGCGGTCTGCTGGCCGAGACCTCCGGCGCCTCCGACGAGGTCGTGAAGCTGCTGCCCCCCTTGACCATCACCGAGGACGAGCTCGACCATGGATTGCAGATCCTGACCGGCGCGGTCCACACCGTCTGCGGCGCCTGA
- the ectA gene encoding diaminobutyrate acetyltransferase has translation MSTQALPTPTDGDPARVESGATRSGSHRQPVGAPVLRTPEIRDGARLWEIAKDSQVLDTNSSYAYLLWCRDFAATSVVAEADGRVAGFVIGYLRPQSPRTVFVWQVAVDHDQRGRGLGVAMLDRLVDNLIDAEGHGVDALETTVSPDNPASIAMFAALARRRDAEMTKTELFTPGDFPDSHIAEDLYRIAPIARKTERDL, from the coding sequence ATGTCAACGCAAGCATTGCCCACACCGACCGACGGCGACCCAGCACGCGTCGAATCCGGTGCGACCCGTTCCGGATCGCACCGGCAGCCCGTCGGCGCCCCGGTTCTGCGGACCCCGGAAATTCGCGACGGGGCGCGCCTGTGGGAAATCGCGAAGGATTCGCAGGTGCTGGACACCAATTCCAGCTACGCGTATCTGCTGTGGTGCCGCGATTTCGCCGCCACCTCGGTGGTCGCCGAGGCCGACGGCCGGGTCGCCGGCTTCGTGATCGGGTATCTGCGCCCGCAGTCCCCGCGCACCGTGTTCGTCTGGCAGGTCGCCGTCGATCATGATCAGCGCGGCCGCGGACTCGGCGTCGCGATGCTGGATCGCTTGGTGGACAACCTGATCGACGCCGAAGGGCATGGTGTCGACGCCCTGGAGACGACCGTCTCACCGGACAACCCGGCCTCCATCGCGATGTTCGCCGCACTGGCGCGGCGCCGCGACGCGGAGATGACCAAGACCGAGTTGTTCACTCCTGGCGATTTTCCCGACAGCCATATCGCCGAGGACCTGTACCGAATCGCACCGATCGCCCGTAAAACTGAAAGGGATCTATGA
- a CDS encoding sensor histidine kinase, which translates to MVTAEVDHLRRLLDDLLALARVEAGMHHGDADPLSVAELLTHTLRDSRHPVELLTVTEDVVVRGRKLELERAVVNLLENADRHGGGVVAVTVHREGDHAVIAVDDAGPGVPPADRDRIFERFATARTSRRKADGGTGIGLALVAETVATHKGTVECGERPGGGARFTIHLPAIE; encoded by the coding sequence TTGGTCACCGCCGAGGTAGATCATCTGCGGCGGCTGCTCGACGACCTGCTGGCGCTCGCGCGGGTGGAGGCGGGAATGCATCACGGCGACGCCGACCCGCTGTCGGTGGCCGAGCTGCTCACCCACACCCTGCGCGACAGCAGGCATCCGGTGGAGTTGCTGACGGTGACCGAGGACGTCGTAGTCCGCGGCCGCAAACTCGAACTCGAACGCGCGGTGGTGAACCTGCTGGAGAACGCCGACCGGCACGGCGGGGGAGTCGTCGCGGTCACCGTGCACCGCGAGGGCGATCATGCGGTCATCGCCGTCGACGACGCGGGCCCCGGCGTGCCACCGGCCGACCGCGACCGCATCTTCGAACGGTTCGCCACCGCACGCACCAGCCGCCGCAAGGCCGACGGCGGCACCGGAATCGGACTGGCGCTGGTGGCCGAGACGGTCGCCACCCATAAGGGCACGGTGGAATGCGGCGAACGCCCCGGCGGCGGCGCGCGATTCACCATTCACTTGCCCGCCATCGAGTGA
- a CDS encoding HAMP domain-containing protein — protein sequence MTNAERVRTRLDPGLWSLRGRVTIAFAATSGLMSLALVLLVFARLGDDGVTLGQRVVNRPVLLICCALLAATLGAAVGIWVGRRVLRPLRDVAEAAAKIASGDLGIRLPDTHDQDLASTVDSFNRMVDSLQRRIDREHRLFGDVSHELRTPLTTLTASVEVLNRHRDDLPNARAGRLRWSPPR from the coding sequence ATGACGAACGCCGAACGCGTCCGCACCCGGCTCGACCCGGGCCTGTGGAGTCTGCGGGGCCGGGTCACCATCGCCTTCGCGGCGACCTCGGGCCTGATGTCGCTAGCCCTGGTGCTGCTGGTCTTCGCCCGGCTGGGCGACGACGGCGTCACTCTCGGTCAGCGCGTGGTGAACCGCCCTGTCCTGCTGATCTGCTGTGCGCTGCTGGCCGCGACGCTGGGCGCCGCGGTCGGGATCTGGGTCGGCCGCCGGGTCCTGCGGCCCCTGCGTGACGTCGCCGAGGCGGCAGCCAAGATCGCCTCCGGTGATCTCGGCATCCGCCTGCCCGACACCCACGACCAGGATCTGGCCAGCACCGTCGACTCGTTCAACCGGATGGTCGATTCGCTGCAACGGCGCATCGACCGCGAACACCGATTGTTCGGCGACGTCAGCCATGAGCTGCGGACTCCGCTGACCACCCTCACCGCCAGCGTCGAGGTGCTGAACCGGCATCGCGATGATCTGCCGAACGCTCGCGCCGGGCGCTTGCGTTGGTCACCGCCGAGGTAG
- a CDS encoding response regulator transcription factor, with the protein MSASLMIVEDDDRVRGALRLAMEDEGYDVEEAEQAEDALTHLRSNGVPDVMIVDLMLGGMDGFTCIREIRRDHDVPIIVVSARDDTHDVVAALEAGADDFVTKPFEIKEITARMRALRRRAQLSAEREAPVEVVLDADPEAPLILAPDGGAVRRGDEEIALTLTEFRLLCELAEVPGRVLSRSVLLERVWDRGFFGDERIVDVHMRRLRTKIERDPSDPQIVVTVRGLGYRLDVQR; encoded by the coding sequence TTGAGCGCGAGCCTGATGATCGTGGAAGACGACGACAGGGTCCGGGGCGCACTGCGCCTGGCCATGGAGGACGAGGGCTACGACGTCGAAGAAGCCGAGCAGGCAGAGGACGCGCTCACCCATCTGCGCAGCAACGGCGTTCCCGATGTGATGATCGTCGACCTGATGCTCGGCGGCATGGACGGGTTCACCTGCATCCGGGAGATCCGCCGCGACCACGATGTGCCGATCATCGTGGTCAGCGCCCGCGACGACACTCATGACGTGGTGGCCGCGCTGGAAGCCGGCGCCGACGACTTCGTCACCAAGCCCTTCGAGATCAAGGAGATCACCGCCCGGATGCGGGCGCTGCGCCGCCGGGCCCAGCTCTCGGCCGAGCGGGAAGCGCCGGTCGAGGTGGTGCTCGACGCCGATCCCGAGGCGCCGCTGATCCTCGCTCCGGACGGCGGCGCGGTCCGTCGCGGCGATGAGGAGATCGCCCTGACGCTGACCGAGTTCCGCCTGCTGTGCGAGCTCGCCGAGGTACCAGGACGGGTGCTGAGCCGATCGGTGCTGCTCGAGCGCGTCTGGGACCGTGGTTTCTTCGGCGATGAGCGCATCGTCGACGTGCATATGCGCCGGCTGCGCACCAAGATCGAACGCGATCCCTCCGATCCGCAGATCGTGGTCACCGTCCGGGGCCTCGGCTACCGGCTCGACGTGCAACGCTGA
- a CDS encoding PP2C family protein-serine/threonine phosphatase codes for MSPEAGAGLGSSEFLTMPIPAPAQGFEGGGGGEPVRRVALPQADATAEPHAPAHPGRAHVPGPPDRFEADLGAVALITDRGIAHARNEDAVAAGVGVPAPGRAPVTVAVVCDGVSSSPNPQAASGTASRTGVDACLSALAEGRPVEDAATAGLAAAASAVRDIASIDGDSPSCTYVAAIVHDDGAGGATITVANVGDSRAYWLVPGDADGGDAEPASRRLTLDDSWAQALVDAGAMDETAAMNDPRAHTLLRWLGADFDQQPWSTRSVQSFRFSGPGVLLLCSDGLWNYLPDPVALAAIATAKPAAAAARDLADYAVACGGGDNITVALVPVGVPGAA; via the coding sequence GTGAGCCCGGAAGCCGGTGCGGGCCTGGGCAGCTCGGAATTCCTGACCATGCCGATCCCGGCCCCCGCGCAGGGCTTCGAGGGCGGCGGTGGCGGGGAACCGGTGCGGCGGGTCGCCCTGCCGCAGGCCGACGCCACGGCCGAGCCGCACGCGCCCGCCCATCCCGGACGGGCCCACGTGCCCGGTCCGCCGGATCGGTTCGAGGCCGATCTCGGCGCGGTCGCGCTGATCACCGACCGGGGAATCGCGCACGCGCGCAACGAGGACGCCGTTGCCGCCGGTGTCGGCGTTCCCGCGCCCGGCCGCGCACCCGTCACCGTGGCCGTGGTGTGCGACGGCGTCTCGTCCTCACCGAATCCGCAAGCGGCGTCCGGCACCGCCTCGCGCACCGGCGTCGATGCCTGCCTGAGCGCCCTGGCCGAGGGCAGGCCGGTCGAGGACGCCGCCACCGCGGGCCTGGCCGCCGCCGCGTCGGCGGTGCGCGATATCGCTTCGATCGACGGCGATTCGCCCTCGTGTACCTACGTCGCGGCCATCGTGCACGACGACGGTGCGGGCGGTGCCACCATCACCGTCGCCAATGTCGGCGACAGCCGCGCTTACTGGCTGGTCCCCGGCGACGCCGACGGTGGCGATGCCGAACCGGCCTCCCGCCGGCTCACCCTCGACGATTCCTGGGCCCAGGCCCTCGTCGACGCCGGCGCCATGGACGAGACCGCCGCCATGAACGACCCCCGCGCGCACACCCTGCTGCGCTGGCTCGGCGCCGACTTCGACCAGCAGCCCTGGTCCACGCGCAGCGTGCAGAGCTTCCGGTTCAGCGGTCCCGGCGTGCTGCTGCTGTGCAGCGACGGGCTGTGGAACTATCTGCCCGATCCGGTCGCCCTCGCCGCGATAGCCACGGCGAAGCCCGCCGCCGCGGCCGCCCGCGATCTGGCCGATTACGCGGTGGCCTGCGGCGGCGGTGACAACATCACCGTGGCGCTGGTGCCGGTGGGCGTTCCCGGGGCCGCCTGA